Part of the Geobacter pickeringii genome, AGTTTACGAAAAAAGGCACCAACGGCGACGGCATCGGCGAGAACGGCCTGCTGATCCAAGGGCGCCTCGTGGCCAAGGGGACGGCGGAGCAGCCGATCGTCTTCCGCTCCGCCGAGGCGGCCCGGAAAATGGGGGACTGGGACGCCATCAACATCATGAACAGCGCCGGCGCCCAGAACATCATCGAACACTGCCGGATCGAGGATGCCTACCGGGGGCTCCATTTCCACTTTTCCAACGTGGCGATCCATGACTCGTTCCTCGCGAACAACTACCGCGCCGTCCAGTTCCAGGAGTCGGTGGTCGACATGACCGGCAACACCATTGACGGCAACCGGAGCGGCGTCCAGGGGCGCGATTCCACCGTCCTCTTCGTGGACAACCTCGTTAGCGGCAACTATCTCGGGGGGAATTTCTTCCGGACCAACCTGACCATGCGCGGCAACCGGATCGTCGGCAGCGGCCGGGAGGGGCTCCGGATCCGCGAGAGCGCCGCGTCGGTGCGCGAGAACCTCTTCGACGGCAACCGCTTCGGGATCATGGTGGCCGATACCTATTTCGGAGAGCTGCGCCGCAACAGCATCACGAACAACCTGGAAACCGGCATCTCGCTGAAGAACTGCGACAACCTGGATGTGGCCGGGAACGTCATCGCGGCAAACGGCCTGAACGGCATGAACGTGCAGGACGCCCGGGCGGCCATTGCGGGGAACCTGATTGCCGACAACGGCGAGCGGGGGATCGGCGTCCTCTCCTTCGACGGGACGATCACGGGGAATGACTTCAGCCGCAACGGGCTCTACGCCATCGATCTCGACGGGAAGAAGGAGCTGGACGCCCGGAACAACTGGTGGGGGGGAGACGATCCGGTCCGGGTGGTCCTCGACGGCCGCCGCGACCCTTCCCGGGGGGGGGTGAACCTGGACGGTGCGAGCGGAAAGCCGTTCCCCTTCGCCTGGCCGCTGCCGCTGCTGTCGACCGATATCACCTGGCGCGGAGTCATCACCATCGAGCGGCCGGTGACGGTCCTTTCCGGAGCGACCCTCCAGGTGGCGCCGGGGACGACGGTGCAGTTCGCCCGGGGAGCCGGGCTGGCGGTGAAGGGGCGGCTGCTGGCGAAGGGGACCGCCGGGGAGAGGATCGTCTTCACCTCCCTGGAGCGGAAGGAGGCGTCGGAGTGGGACGAGATCGTGCTCGAATATGCCACGGGGAGCGAAATCGCCCACTGCGTGTTCGAGTACGCCACGTGGGGTATTCACAGCCATTTCACGAATCTTGCCGTGACCGAGTCGCTCTTTGCCCACAACTACGGCGGCATGCGGTTCCGGAGCGGCCCGGTGCGGATCGAGCGTTCGACCTTCGCGGGGAACACCATCGGCATCCGGGCCTACCTCGGCAATGCGGTCATGGCGGAGAACACCATCACCGGTAACGAAACCGGGATCTTCGTCCGCGAGAAGGGGGGCGGGCTCGCCATCACCCGCAACAACCTGGCCGGCAACAGCGGCTACGCCATCCGGGTGGGAGATTTCAACAACGAGGATGTGGATGCCCGGAACAACTGGTGGGGGGGGGACAACCCCGCCGCCGCCATCTTCGACGGCAGAAACGAGCCGGGGATCGGGGTCGTGCGGTATGAGCCGGTCCTGGCCGGGCCGGTGGTGACCGGCAGTGGAGCGAAACCATGATGCGCCTTTGGCTGTTCCTTGTCGGGCTTGCGCTGGCGGCCGCGGTCACGGCCCATGCCGCGGCGCCGGCAATCATCAGAGCCACGGTCCTCGATGTGGCCGGCAAACCGGTGGCGGGGGCCAAAATTTTTGTGTACGACAGTGCCGACACGCGCCGCCCCGCCGATTTCATCTCGCCGGGGTCTGACCGGCAAGGGCGGATCGTGCTCCAGGTGCCGCCGGGGCGCTACTGGGCGGTGGCACGGCTCAAGAAGGACGGCTCGTACGGGCCCCTCATGCCGGGGGACAAGCACTCGGGCGAACCGACGGCGCTGGAGCCGGCTGCCGGGGAAGAGCTCGCCAGCGAGTTCGTGGTGGCCGATATCCGGGACGTGGGGCGGCAGCGGGAGACCGTGGCCTCCGAATCCGTCGTGGTCCGGGGACGCATCGTCGATCCGTCCGGCGCACCGGTTGCCGGGGCCTATGTCTTTGCCAACCGGACGAAAGCAGGGAAGGGAATACCCGAGTTCCTTTCGGCAGGAAGCGATGCCGACGGGAATTTTACCCTCTATCTTCCGGCGGGGGGGCGCTATTACGCGGGTGCGGCCCGGCGGTTCCCCCCGGAATCCGGTGCCGGCGGGCTTCGGGAGATCGTGCCGGAAGCAGGGAAAAGGGATATTGTCATGGATGTGCCGCTTGCGGTACAGTAATTGAATAAACAGTGATGCACGGTTTTTTATGCTTCGGCATCTCATTGAAAGCAGGGTGGATTATGAAAAAAATCGGTTTGCTGGTTATCGCGGGGATGGTTTTCGTCTGTGCGCAGTTGGGCGATGCCTGTGTCGGCAGGACGCTCCTGATCGGTGTTCCCGGCACCGCCGGCGACCGGATGCTGGCGGAGATGGTTTCGACCCTGATCAACGAGCGGACCGGCACCGCGGTGAAGATCCAGACCTACCGGGACGCCAAAGAGGTTTATGAGGCGGTGAAGCAGGGTAAGGTGAACATCATCATTGACAATCCGGAGCATGCCCTGGCGCTCCTTGGCAGGCCGAACGAGCCCAACGGGAAAAAGGCCTACGAGATCGTCAAGGGTGAGTACCGCAAGAAACTGAACCTTGCCTGGCTCGAACCGTTCGGGATGGCCCAGGGATACGCACCGGTCCTGACGATGGAGACCCTTGAGAACTATCCCGCCCTCCCGAAACTCCTGGCCAAGCTTGCCGGCGCCCTGAACGGCGATGCCTATGCGAAGCTCCTCAAGTCGTCCGATACGGGGGACAAGTCGAAAAAGGCGGCGAAGGATTTTCTGAGGGCAAGGAAGCTCATCTGATTTCCCGAGAGTACAGTTCTTGACTGAGATGCTGAAGCGGATGTACCGGTTCCTGTCGTCGACGGAGCTGGCGGTCGTGCTCTTCCTGGCGGTTGCACTGCTGGCGATTCCCGGAACATTCACCGAAAACAGGACGTTCTACGCGCACCCGGTGTTTCTCTTCCTCCTCGGGGCGCTGGCGCTGAATCTGGCACTCTGCACCGTCCGCCGCTTCCGGTCGATCTCGCTGCCGGTACTGGTCCTGCACCTCGGGGTGCTGGTGGTCTGCGGCGGCGTCATCGCCCGGGCGTTCGGCTACGTGGCAACC contains:
- a CDS encoding right-handed parallel beta-helix repeat-containing protein, coding for MTIFQRLVNIVALGALAVCGMVAPPGAVAGVLTADTVWQGKVTVGEDLLVPAGVTLTVRGGTTVTVTAAESTKTDPEYLSPLTEITVRGRLVVEGTAGAPVVFSGEGKKAGEWAGIIVDGGTATLSGCTVSGAETGAAVIGGTLRLHRATLRENRYGIVAGGKGSEATIEESRIADNDYGLFTLQGARVTTRETTIAGNRKKDAYTSSSREPWPVTGSPPAAEPPVGRSYRDEVLRGETIWQGRVVVGGLLRVPEGSRLVVMPGTIVEFTKKGTNGDGIGENGLLIQGRLVAKGTAEQPIVFRSAEAARKMGDWDAINIMNSAGAQNIIEHCRIEDAYRGLHFHFSNVAIHDSFLANNYRAVQFQESVVDMTGNTIDGNRSGVQGRDSTVLFVDNLVSGNYLGGNFFRTNLTMRGNRIVGSGREGLRIRESAASVRENLFDGNRFGIMVADTYFGELRRNSITNNLETGISLKNCDNLDVAGNVIAANGLNGMNVQDARAAIAGNLIADNGERGIGVLSFDGTITGNDFSRNGLYAIDLDGKKELDARNNWWGGDDPVRVVLDGRRDPSRGGVNLDGASGKPFPFAWPLPLLSTDITWRGVITIERPVTVLSGATLQVAPGTTVQFARGAGLAVKGRLLAKGTAGERIVFTSLERKEASEWDEIVLEYATGSEIAHCVFEYATWGIHSHFTNLAVTESLFAHNYGGMRFRSGPVRIERSTFAGNTIGIRAYLGNAVMAENTITGNETGIFVREKGGGLAITRNNLAGNSGYAIRVGDFNNEDVDARNNWWGGDNPAAAIFDGRNEPGIGVVRYEPVLAGPVVTGSGAKP
- a CDS encoding carboxypeptidase-like regulatory domain-containing protein, translated to MMRLWLFLVGLALAAAVTAHAAAPAIIRATVLDVAGKPVAGAKIFVYDSADTRRPADFISPGSDRQGRIVLQVPPGRYWAVARLKKDGSYGPLMPGDKHSGEPTALEPAAGEELASEFVVADIRDVGRQRETVASESVVVRGRIVDPSGAPVAGAYVFANRTKAGKGIPEFLSAGSDADGNFTLYLPAGGRYYAGAARRFPPESGAGGLREIVPEAGKRDIVMDVPLAVQ
- a CDS encoding type 2 periplasmic-binding domain-containing protein, with product MKKIGLLVIAGMVFVCAQLGDACVGRTLLIGVPGTAGDRMLAEMVSTLINERTGTAVKIQTYRDAKEVYEAVKQGKVNIIIDNPEHALALLGRPNEPNGKKAYEIVKGEYRKKLNLAWLEPFGMAQGYAPVLTMETLENYPALPKLLAKLAGALNGDAYAKLLKSSDTGDKSKKAAKDFLRARKLI